A stretch of the Synergistales bacterium genome encodes the following:
- the efp gene encoding elongation factor P — protein sequence MAQVVDTSDFHSGMKIKWKDDMWEILDCQHHKMGRGGAIIKTKLRNINSGSTIENSFRSGERFERIIFDDRSAQFLYQDGDSYVFMDLENFDQIYLFKEVLGEAVNYLTESMEVTLEMYEGRVMGVELPKSVELQVVETDPGFKGDTVSTSGKPATLETGLTVTVPFFIENGEEIVVDTRSGEYVERAKK from the coding sequence ATGGCGCAAGTAGTGGATACCAGTGATTTTCATTCCGGGATGAAAATCAAATGGAAGGACGACATGTGGGAGATTCTGGATTGCCAGCACCACAAGATGGGCCGTGGTGGCGCCATCATCAAAACAAAGCTCCGGAACATCAATTCCGGTTCGACAATCGAGAACTCCTTCCGTTCCGGAGAGCGTTTCGAACGGATCATCTTCGATGACCGAAGCGCCCAGTTTCTCTACCAGGATGGAGACAGCTACGTTTTTATGGATCTCGAGAACTTCGACCAGATCTACCTCTTCAAGGAGGTGCTGGGCGAGGCGGTCAACTACCTGACCGAGAGCATGGAGGTCACGCTGGAGATGTACGAGGGCCGCGTGATGGGGGTGGAGCTGCCCAAGTCGGTGGAACTCCAGGTGGTGGAGACCGATCCGGGTTTCAAGGGGGATACGGTGTCTACCAGCGGCAAGCCGGCGACACTGGAGACGGGGCTGACCGTGACGGTGCCGTTCTTTATCGAAAACGGCGAGGAGATCGTGGTGGACACGCGTTCCGGCGAGTATGTGGAGCGCGCCAAGAAGTAG